Proteins from one Gorilla gorilla gorilla isolate KB3781 chromosome 11, NHGRI_mGorGor1-v2.1_pri, whole genome shotgun sequence genomic window:
- the ACKR3 gene encoding atypical chemokine receptor 3 — protein MDLHLFDYSEPGNFSDISWPCNSSDCIVVDTVMCPNMPNKSVLLYTLSFIYIFIFVIGMIANSVVVWVNIQAKTTGYDTHCYILNLAIADLWVVLTIPVWVVSLVQHNQWPMGELTCKVTHLIFSINLFGSIFFLTCMSVDRYLSITYFTNTPSSRKKMVRRVVCILVWLLAFCVSLPDTYYLKTVTSASNNETYCRSFYPEHSIKEWLIGMELVSVVLGFAVPFSIIAVFYFLLARAISASGDQEKHSSRKIIFSYVVVFLVCWLPYHVAVLLDIFSILHYIPFTCRLEHALFTALHVTQCLSLVHCCVNPVLYSFINRNYRYELMKAFIFKYSAKTGLTKLIDASRVSEMEYSALEQSTK, from the coding sequence ATGGATCTGCATCTCTTCGACTACTCAGAGCCAGGGAACTTCTCGGACATCAGCTGGCCGTGCAACAGCAGCGACTGCATCGTGGTGGACACGGTGATGTGTCCCAACATGCCCAACAAAAGCGTCCTGCTCTACACGCTCTccttcatttacattttcatctTCGTCATCGGCATGATTGCCAACTCCGTGGTGGTCTGGGTGAATATCCAGGCCAAGACCACAGGCTATGACACGCACTGCTACATCTTGAACCTGGCCATTGCCGACCTGTGGGTTGTCCTCACCATCCCAGTCTGGGTGGTCAGTCTCGTGCAGCACAACCAGTGGCCCATGGGTGAGCTCACATGCAAAGTCACACACCTCATCTTCTCCATCAACCTCTTCGGCAGCATTTTCTTCCTCACGTGCATGAGCGTGGACCGCTACCTCTCCATCACCTACTTCACCAACACCCCCAGCAGCAGGAAGAAGATGGTACGCCGTGTCGTCTGCATCCTGGTGTGGCTGCTGGCCTTCTGCGTGTCTCTGCCTGACACCTACTACCTGAAGACCGTCACGTCTGCGTCCAACAATGAGACCTACTGCCGGTCCTTCTACCCCGAGCACAGCATCAAGGAGTGGCTGATCGGCATGGAGCTGGTCTCCGTTGTCTTGGGCTTTGCCGTTCCCTTCTCCATCATCGCTGTCTTCTACTTCCTGCTGGCCAGAGCCATCTCGGCGTCCGGTGACCAGGAGAAGCACAGCAGCCGGAAGATCATCTTCTCCTACGTGGTGGTCTTCCTTGTCTGCTGGTTGCCCTACCACGTGGCGGTGCTGCTGGACATCTTCTCCATCCTGCACTACATCCCTTTCACCTGCCGGCTGGAGCACGCCCTCTTCACGGCCCTGCATGTCACACAGTGCCTGTCGCTGGTGCACTGCTGCGTCAACCCTGTCCTCTACAGCTTCATCAATCGCAACTACAGGTACGAGCTGATGAAGGCCTTCATCTTCAAGTACTCGGCCAAAACAGGGCTCACCAAGCTCATCGATGCCTCCAGAGTCTCAGAAATGGAGTACTCTGCCTTGGAGCAGAGCACCAAATGA